The following are encoded in a window of Massilia sp. R2A-15 genomic DNA:
- a CDS encoding methyl-accepting chemotaxis protein yields MSNMKVGTRLAVGFALILAMTVFIAVTGAWRLNDVAKSTHVMMDQPLAKERLFTDWYGQNFGAIRRTAAIMKSSDPALGAYFKEDAATTAQQVIELVKKVEPMIQAPDEKALYAKIIAQRKIYIEAREAAMKAKAAGDNETAVKVLDEAYTPRAKVYQDLLMEMVTLQRSHIDSTAKAIDDTAGISTTLIAVLTAGAVALGVAGSWLLTVGITRPIRQAVELAETVAGGDLTRTIGASGKDETAALLRALGHMNDSLVKIVSEVRGGTDAIATASGEISAGNHDLSARTEQQASSLEETAASMEELTSTVKQNADNARQANQLSITASDYAAQGGAVVGQVIVTMGSINESARKIVDIIGVIDGIAFQTNILALNAAVEAARAGEQGRGFAVVASEVRTLAQRSAAAAKEIKTLIGDSVEKVDAGAKLVDQAGATMDQVVSSIRRVTDIVSEIALASQEQTDGIEQVNQAIGQMDQVTQQNAALVEESAAAAESMQEQAGKLAQVVGVFKLDRSTGKTEPMLRAAAPARPARVAPVARAIAAPKRAARGGDDWEEF; encoded by the coding sequence ATGTCTAATATGAAAGTTGGCACCCGGCTCGCCGTGGGCTTCGCCCTGATCCTCGCGATGACCGTGTTCATTGCCGTGACGGGCGCCTGGCGCCTGAACGACGTGGCGAAATCGACCCACGTCATGATGGACCAGCCGCTGGCCAAGGAACGCCTGTTTACCGACTGGTACGGCCAGAATTTCGGCGCCATCCGCCGCACTGCGGCAATCATGAAGAGCAGCGACCCGGCGCTGGGCGCGTATTTCAAGGAAGACGCCGCCACCACCGCCCAGCAGGTCATCGAGCTGGTCAAGAAGGTCGAGCCGATGATCCAGGCGCCTGACGAAAAGGCGCTGTACGCGAAGATCATCGCGCAGCGCAAGATCTACATCGAAGCGCGCGAAGCGGCGATGAAGGCCAAGGCCGCCGGCGACAACGAGACCGCCGTCAAGGTGCTCGACGAAGCGTACACGCCGCGCGCCAAGGTCTACCAGGACCTGCTGATGGAGATGGTCACGCTGCAGCGCAGCCATATCGATTCGACGGCCAAGGCGATCGACGACACCGCCGGCATCAGCACCACCCTGATCGCCGTTCTCACGGCCGGCGCGGTGGCGCTGGGCGTGGCCGGGTCGTGGCTGCTGACGGTTGGCATCACGCGGCCGATCCGCCAGGCGGTCGAGCTGGCGGAAACCGTCGCCGGCGGCGACCTGACGCGCACCATCGGCGCCTCCGGCAAGGATGAAACCGCGGCCCTGCTGCGCGCGCTCGGCCACATGAACGACAGCCTGGTGAAGATCGTCAGCGAAGTACGCGGCGGCACCGACGCGATCGCCACCGCGTCGGGCGAAATCAGCGCCGGCAACCACGACCTGTCGGCGCGCACCGAGCAGCAGGCCAGCTCGCTCGAAGAGACCGCGGCGTCGATGGAGGAACTGACCTCGACGGTCAAGCAGAACGCCGACAATGCGCGCCAGGCCAACCAGCTGTCGATCACGGCGTCGGACTACGCCGCACAGGGCGGCGCGGTGGTCGGCCAGGTGATCGTGACGATGGGATCGATCAACGAGTCGGCGCGCAAGATCGTCGACATCATCGGTGTCATCGACGGCATCGCCTTCCAGACCAACATCCTCGCGCTGAACGCGGCGGTGGAAGCGGCGCGCGCCGGCGAGCAGGGGCGCGGCTTCGCCGTTGTCGCATCCGAAGTGCGCACGCTGGCCCAGCGTTCGGCGGCGGCGGCCAAGGAAATCAAGACGCTGATCGGCGACTCGGTCGAGAAGGTCGACGCCGGCGCCAAGCTGGTCGACCAGGCCGGCGCGACGATGGACCAGGTGGTGTCGAGCATTCGCCGCGTCACCGACATCGTGAGCGAGATCGCGCTGGCCAGCCAGGAGCAGACCGACGGCATCGAGCAGGTCAACCAGGCGATCGGGCAGATGGACCAGGTGACGCAGCAGAACGCGGCTCTGGTGGAAGAATCGGCGGCGGCGGCCGAATCGATGCAGGAGCAGGCCGGCAAGCTGGCGCAGGTGGTCGGCGTGTTCAAGCTTGATCGTTCGACCGGAAAGACAGAGCCGATGCTGCGCGCGGCAGCGCCGGCGCGTCCGGCCCGCGTGGCGCCGGTGGCCCGCGCGATCGCGGCGCCGAAGCGCGCCGCGCGTGGCGGCGACGACTGGGAAGAGTTCTAA
- a CDS encoding IS3 family transposase, with the protein MALRYAFIREHAEMYPVGLMCRLLGVSRSGYHASRCRPMSPRDSADIALIARLHEIDAEHRRAAGVIKMWRVLRAEKNPCGRNRVARLRRCAGIQTLRTQRLQSKPAPQQKEPPAPNLVNRKFKVAVPNRVWVGDMTQITTRTGISHLSIFLDLSTHAVIGWAMGTSQTAALAVQTIEAAMERYRPPPGLVCHTDQGSPYGSKKFRDYLESKGAIASMSRKGNCHDNAVAESFFSNLKNELTHHFVYEDHAAAVAAVKDHIEVYYNTIRLHQSLGYKTPAQVQAQHMCC; encoded by the coding sequence ATAGCGCTGAGGTACGCCTTCATTCGCGAGCATGCCGAGATGTATCCGGTCGGGCTGATGTGCCGCTTACTTGGCGTAAGCCGAAGCGGCTACCATGCCTCGCGCTGTCGCCCTATGAGCCCGCGCGATAGCGCGGACATCGCCTTGATTGCGAGGCTTCACGAGATCGACGCGGAACACCGGCGCGCTGCAGGCGTCATCAAGATGTGGCGGGTGCTACGCGCGGAAAAAAATCCATGCGGGCGAAATCGAGTGGCACGTCTACGACGTTGCGCCGGCATTCAGACGCTTCGAACCCAACGACTGCAAAGCAAACCAGCACCGCAACAAAAAGAACCGCCAGCCCCGAATCTGGTGAACCGGAAATTCAAGGTCGCCGTTCCAAACCGCGTGTGGGTGGGCGACATGACGCAAATCACCACGCGGACGGGGATAAGCCATCTGTCGATATTCCTGGATTTGTCCACGCACGCTGTCATTGGCTGGGCGATGGGAACGAGCCAGACCGCCGCCCTGGCCGTGCAGACGATCGAAGCGGCCATGGAGCGATATCGCCCGCCGCCAGGGCTCGTTTGCCACACGGATCAGGGATCGCCTTACGGCTCGAAGAAGTTTCGCGACTACCTCGAGTCGAAGGGCGCAATTGCGAGCATGAGCCGCAAAGGGAACTGTCACGATAACGCGGTTGCGGAGAGCTTCTTCTCGAACCTGAAGAACGAGTTGACGCATCACTTCGTGTATGAAGATCACGCTGCCGCAGTTGCCGCCGTCAAAGATCATATTGAGGTGTACTACAATACAATCCGACTTCATCAATCGCTCGGCTACAAAACGCCGGCGCAGGTCCAGGCGCAGCACATGTGTTGCTAA
- a CDS encoding PRC-barrel domain-containing protein, whose amino-acid sequence MSYLNRDTLGMYSNKNHKGPGPELMGADTLIGDHVHNLKNEHLGEIKEIMLDMRSGKIAYVVMSSGGVLGIGDKLFAVPWAALTLDTANHRMTMNMDKEKIDAAPGFDKDNWPNMADQTWASQIHGYYGTSGV is encoded by the coding sequence ATGTCCTATTTGAATCGCGACACGCTCGGAATGTATTCGAACAAGAATCACAAGGGGCCGGGCCCTGAACTGATGGGCGCCGACACCCTCATTGGCGACCACGTCCACAACCTGAAGAACGAGCACCTGGGTGAGATCAAGGAAATCATGCTTGACATGCGCAGCGGCAAGATCGCCTATGTGGTGATGTCGAGCGGCGGCGTGCTGGGCATCGGCGACAAGCTGTTCGCGGTGCCTTGGGCGGCGCTGACGCTCGACACCGCCAACCATCGGATGACGATGAACATGGACAAGGAAAAGATCGACGCCGCTCCGGGCTTCGACAAGGACAACTGGCCGAACATGGCCGACCAGACCTGGGCCAGCCAGATTCACGGCTACTACGGCACCAGCGGCGTGTAA
- a CDS encoding amidohydrolase, with protein MTSVSRHILLLALAASGAANAAPLPKTMADQLNASYPAIETLYQDLHRTPELAFNEQHTAARLAALAKGLGFEVTTGVGGTGVVALLRNGPGPTVMLRTEIDALPVQEKTGLPFASTATAKNAAGETIPVMHACGHDLHMSAWYGTAKLMAENRKQWSGTLMLVGQPAEETVSGAAAMLKDGLFTRFPKPDYALSMHDDASGASGTIMYHAGAFRASSDVVNITMFGQGGHGAVPHETRDPIVMASRLVLALQTLVSRENNPLDPVVITVGSIQGGTVANIIPDQVKLQLSVRTFRPEVRKRVLASIAREAKGEAIAAGAPKEPLVEVKPGTDSVYNEPELVGRVVKVVQGAVGPEFVKEMPSKMTSEDFSQYGLQPGVKAILLHVGAVEASRLEAATKAGQPLPGTHSPQWAPDFKPTVTNTIKAETAILLDLMAPKK; from the coding sequence ATGACCTCTGTTTCCCGCCACATTCTCCTCCTTGCACTGGCCGCCAGCGGCGCCGCCAACGCCGCTCCACTGCCGAAAACCATGGCCGACCAGCTCAACGCGTCCTATCCGGCAATCGAAACGCTGTACCAGGATCTGCACCGCACGCCCGAACTGGCCTTTAACGAGCAACATACCGCCGCCCGGCTGGCTGCGCTGGCCAAGGGCCTCGGCTTCGAAGTGACCACCGGCGTTGGCGGCACCGGCGTGGTGGCCCTGCTGCGCAACGGCCCGGGGCCGACCGTGATGCTGCGCACCGAGATCGACGCCTTGCCGGTGCAGGAGAAGACCGGCCTGCCGTTCGCCAGCACCGCCACGGCCAAAAACGCCGCCGGCGAGACCATCCCGGTGATGCACGCCTGCGGCCACGACCTGCACATGTCGGCCTGGTACGGCACCGCCAAGCTGATGGCGGAAAACCGCAAGCAGTGGAGCGGCACGCTGATGCTGGTGGGCCAGCCGGCCGAAGAGACGGTGTCGGGCGCGGCGGCGATGCTCAAGGACGGCCTGTTCACCCGCTTCCCCAAGCCTGACTACGCGCTGTCGATGCATGACGACGCGAGCGGGGCGTCGGGCACGATCATGTATCACGCCGGCGCCTTCCGCGCCTCGTCCGACGTCGTCAACATCACCATGTTCGGCCAGGGCGGGCACGGCGCGGTGCCGCACGAAACGCGCGACCCGATCGTGATGGCCTCGCGCCTCGTGCTGGCCCTGCAGACCCTCGTCTCGCGCGAGAACAACCCGCTCGACCCGGTCGTCATCACCGTGGGCAGCATCCAGGGCGGCACCGTGGCCAACATCATCCCGGACCAGGTCAAGCTGCAACTGTCGGTGCGCACCTTCCGGCCGGAGGTGCGCAAGCGCGTCTTGGCCAGCATTGCGCGCGAAGCGAAGGGCGAGGCGATCGCCGCGGGCGCGCCGAAGGAGCCGCTGGTGGAAGTCAAGCCGGGCACCGATTCGGTCTATAACGAGCCGGAGCTGGTCGGCCGCGTGGTCAAGGTGGTGCAGGGCGCGGTGGGTCCCGAGTTTGTGAAGGAGATGCCGTCCAAGATGACGTCGGAGGACTTTTCGCAGTATGGCCTGCAGCCGGGCGTGAAGGCGATCCTGCTGCACGTGGGCGCGGTCGAGGCGTCGCGCCTGGAGGCGGCGACCAAGGCTGGCCAGCCGCTGCCGGGCACGCATTCGCCGCAGTGGGCGCCGGACTTCAAGCCGACGGTGACCAACACCATCAAGGCCGAGACGGCGATCCTGCTGGACCTGATGGCGCCAAAGAAGTAA
- a CDS encoding transposase, producing the protein MDTKLVKSSENQVFSPEFKLQAVERLKQCDNAAALARELGVRRNQLYKWAKRVDLVGPDLAFRPPGRPPAGEEDELTRLRKENLRLALELEILKKAEAYFMRR; encoded by the coding sequence ATGGATACCAAACTCGTAAAATCATCTGAAAACCAGGTCTTTAGCCCGGAGTTCAAGCTCCAAGCGGTTGAACGTCTGAAGCAATGCGATAACGCCGCGGCGCTGGCGCGAGAGCTCGGCGTGCGTCGAAATCAGCTTTATAAATGGGCGAAGCGGGTCGACTTGGTCGGCCCGGACTTGGCGTTTCGACCGCCTGGGCGCCCGCCAGCTGGCGAGGAAGACGAGCTGACTCGGCTTCGCAAGGAGAATCTTCGCCTGGCACTGGAGCTCGAAATTCTAAAAAAAGCCGAGGCGTACTTCATGCGCCGATAG